The genomic segment ttcctatttagggccaaaactctggaataacctacctaaaattgttcgggaggcagacacagttttttcagtttaaatctagattaaagatccatctctttaacctggtttaaagaaaacacacttacacatttgGCTGCATTAACTAAAAAGAACTGGgtacacttccaataacacacaatgtacttgctacatcattagaagaatggcatctatgctaatattactctggttctttcttattctgaggtcactgtagtcaccagatccagtctgtatccagatcagatggtcactgcagtcacccggatccagtacgtttccatcccagatggtggatcagcacctagagatgacccaaacagccctgaatgtcagcggagagcAGGACAACttgatgagccccagagacagatccccagtgaagaccatgtctcctagacggccaccgggacaagaccacaggaaccagatgagtcctctgaacaatgtgactttgctgcagcctggaattttaCAGCTGGCCCCCCaaatgagcctggtttctccccaaagttttttctccattctgtcaccgatggagttttggttccttgctgctgtcaaCTCTGGCtttcttagttggggacacttaatatccagcgatatcgtcgacttgattgcacagatactatttaaactgatatgagctggatgatgacatcactgaattaaataatgaactgcctttaactgaaaattgagcgtttactattgtcattttgcattattgacacacttttttcctatttaatactgtaaagtgctttgacacaatctgtattgttaaaagcactatataaataaaagtgacttgacttgactcttgcATTGTCTTAGTGTGTGCATAGGGttattgtcctgttggaaggagAAAGATCTGCCCAGTccaggttctgaatgctctggaggTTTTCATTATGGCtgtctctatattttgctgcattGAGCTTTCAGAAGTCCCTCAGTCCCGGTTGTTCCAGACTTCTTCCATAAGGGATAATGTAGGCtgcatgcttctgtgaacctttaATGCGGCAGAATTTTTTCTAAACTCATTCCCAGATCTGTCTCTTGACACAATcttgtctctgagctcttcaggcagttcttttgacctcaggacttgttttttttctctgatatgCATTTCTAAGTtgttagaccttttattgagAGGTGTGTGCCTTTACAGATCATATCAATTCAATTGAATTTACCACAGGTTAACTCCAtttgaagtgtagtaacatctacaagagATAGGAATGCTCCTGAGCTGATTTTCAAGTGTCCCAGAAAATGAATACTTACGAAATacaataatttcagttttttaatttttaataaatttcagaAGTTGTtacaaaccctttttttttttttgggctgtcATTATGGTGACAatgtgtagattgatgtggaaaaaaaatctaaatccatTTTTTTCACTGGCTACTATATATAGGTTACCAGGGCATCACAGAGACATTATCAatgaatttgctgattttatatccaaaTTAATGCGGTTTGCAAATAACGTCAATTGTTGGCAATTttaacatccacctagataatgAAAAGATGCATAAGGACTGGCATTTTTACACATCCTAAACTGCTAGGGTTAGACAACATGCATAAGGACCCATTCATTGTACTAATAATATTCCAGATTTAATTTTATCGGAATGAAAATTGATGTTGATGTTGAATTTCTGCCGCTGAGTGACAACATATCAAATAATTACATAGTCTCTTGTATACTCCAAATATAGAAAACAATGAGAATTTTGAAGATATGACATGGCACGATGAATGTCCTCTAGTGTGCAACCCCCTTTAACGATATCAACAAGAGGAACTCTAGTGGATATATATTAGTAACTGCATTTGTGTGAGGGCAATTCTGCAACTGCATTAGATTTAAGTTACTTGGCCTGCAGGCCATAGGCGTTTAATGCTAAGAGTTATGgttttaaaacaattaagaaaGCACCTATAATAGTGGTTGTGAATTTGGCACTTACTCGCTCTTCTTGTGTCTTTGCTTGCATCAGTTTGGCATGTAGCTGAATATGATAGACGCTGTAATATTTTTTAGCACGAGCAACCTGTTGCCTCTGTTCTCTAAGCTTATTTTGAGCTGACTTCTGCTGTTGGATCCTCTCCTTGAACTCTCTCTGAAATATATACAGACATAAGATTCTGAGTTGCTCAGCTCAAAGGCTTTTAATTTTGTATGATTTAGTCTTTGCGTCTTTATTAGGAGTATACTCTTACCAGGCGACGGTTGTGTTCCTTTTCTTTGTGGATTATCTGCACCAGCATGTCATGTCTTTTCTGAGCTTCTTCTAACTACAAATACAACAAAGTGAACCCATTCAGTGCTGAAACACAATGAACTTGTGCACACTGATCAGCAGTCAGCCGATACATATCAGTTAGTAACTAAAATTTGTTAACACATTTCTAGatttattgcatattattaaaagagaatatacagtatatattgcttACTACAACAGCATGTCACTATAAGTATCAACATGGGTATCAACAAGTGTTAAGAGCTCTGGCAGAGGgcaatattttcagtgaataaaacCTGTGACGAGTGGGCcgggtggggccgagagccatgggaacggagcgaggcacGTGGAGTAAGTGATAATGCCCGTGATAAGTGATAATCCCACGGAGAAGCTGGTCCTCTCTCCTCTTGAACTGttgtcactcctccttttatccttccggagctcctctgtAGGACTCAAGATCCACTGGCCTTGCTCCGTTTCCCAcggctcttggccccgccccacttgtcacaaatgtttttttttttgcagccacaTTATGCCAATGTAAGGCCCGGAATATTGTTATGCTGACAGTATGTTGATAATACTACTGTAAATGGttcaattaaaaactaatttaaatttagCAGCTTATGGgtagggtgaccagacgtcccgaaAAATTCGGGACAGTCCCGAAACCTAAATTGTTGTCCCGAATCCCGAATCTGGCCCTAATTGTCTCGAAAATTATACTAAAGCAAAATCTTGAGTAGTTATTGtctgataaacattaaaaactgtctgcgGAGGTTGAGTTGTCCTGCAACCAGCCCCCGCTGGCTGCTCAATGGCTGCAGCATCTTTTTTctaagttctaaaaaaaataccatagGCGGCTAGGCGCGAATTTAGATATGCATTGATaagctaattttcattcattccgTTGGCATGGCTGGTGAACCCCAACACGCTGCTAAATAGCAAAAACGATGAAGAGAGCGCAAGTTGCTGCAGCCGCGAGGAGGACAGTGATGGACACTTAAAGGAGTGATTGATTGTTAGCGGcactgtgtacaaaaaaaaatacttcactacacaATTATTTCGCTATTTTTGCTTAAACTTATTAGCGTTAGGCTATACAGAAAGGTCtgatttacacacatttacaacagtcattgtttttttttttcttttcacaatgacatttgagttcatgattttaatgttgttgtttttttgtggcatACTAAAGACTAATGACAGACTGTTgatctttgaataaaaatatgtttttattcgTCGTCCCGAATTTCAGCCAATCTCATCTGGTCACCCTACTTATGGGCCATTAAATcggtgtgtttctgtgtgtgtgttatatctctcacttgttttaaaagtttggactgtgtctgtctgttctggTTTTGGGTGGAGCTGAGCTGGTCAATCTGTCGGAGCTGCTGTTTCCACATACGGGACAAAGTATGAGGAGAGAGCTGCACCCGTGGAAACTCCTCCAGCAGAATGGGAAGAAGATTGTTGTCCTTCACTTTCACtaggtaaaatgtaaaaaacatatgaagcaaattgttaaaatgtatttatataataaagaacATGAAATCTGATGAAAACAAGGAAGGATTAGTGGATGCTGCTCTGCTGTGTATATTCGTGTCTGTGTGacatatatggtttatgaggacacaataTAATAATCAGAGAAACAAAATTTGCAGGTTTACATCTTACAAAGCAACTTTGAACTTTCAAAAGTTCAAGCACTTTTTctatgttcttatttttaatgttctaaatGAGAGAAATTGACATGTGGCGTAAGAGCCTGAGAACAGTTGCCTGCAATCTGTTCGCCTTCACTTGTTAGCTTAGCCCACCCCGCACTGCCATTGTCCATCCCTTTCAGgtgaagtaataataaataacagattttatttatagGTGCCTTTCATGACACTCAAGGTTGCCATAcaaggaaattaaataaaagtcaagtcacctttatttatatagcgctttaaacaaaaaagattgcgtcaaagcaactgaacaacattaattaggaaaacagtgtgtcaataatgcaaaatgacagttaaaggcagttcatcattgaattcagtaatttcatcatgcagctcagttcagtttaaatagtatctgtgcaataatttgcaatcaagtcaacgatatcgctgtaaacgaagcaagcaagccagaggcggcagcggcaaggaactaaaactccatcggtgacagaatggagaaaaaaccttgggagaaaccaggcttagtcggcgggccagttctcctctgaccagacgagcAAGTAACAATAAACAAGACATCACCACAGAGTACATCACACACAGGTTACAAGTGCATTAAATATACAGGCTCAATAAAAATCAGGTCACAAAAAGGTCTCTTCAAAAAGCTGAGTCTTGAGGTAAGATTTAAAAGTATGAAGACTATTGTATGGAGAGTATGGATCACTATTGCAAATATCAAGAGGGAGGTAGTTCCATAAATAAGGGGCAGCATAACAAAGTTCTAGCTCCCATGGTGGTGAAGAAAGTACAtgttaagacaaaaacaaaaaaataaaaatagagagaaataagagagatATTTAGAAGATCATTAAAGGATTAGTACACTTTCAAATTGAAATTTCCTGAATTTCCTGAATTATTTAAGATGTTCAtgttctttcttcagtcgaaacagaaattaaggtttttgaggaaaacatccaaggatttttgtccatatagtggaCTTAAACAGTTACCAAACAGTTGAAGGTCCAAataattgcagtttcagtgcagcttcaaagggatCTACACGATCCCaaccgaggaataagggtcttactTAATTCTTGGTCTTGCGTTTGCAACCTCTGCAGTATTCCTCCAATCAAACACCTGGAAAACTGGGAAGTAGTTGGCttgattaattttgatattaGTTCGTTTGTGAGCAGTTTAGTATTTAATTAGATTTACGTAAGAGTGCTAAATTAAAACAACTTCGTAAAGGGGTTAAAGAGAAATTTGTTAAAAGGTTGATGCTAACCCCGCATACGCAATCAGATGTGGAGGAGTTGTCCCCAAAAGGAATTTCAACAGATGACTGAGGTAAGCGAGTTAGCAAATAGCAGTTTAACGTTTGAGCAGCAAAAGGAATtgttacaaatgaaaaatatagctgcaagcagcgatggcgggcccgagctgTCAGCGCAAACGCCGCCCCgttggcatcaggaaaactgtgcccagctgacacatacacagtaaccctctagcacaggtgtgtccaactctgttaattgcgatcgactgtcctgtaaagttttgctccaaccctaatcaaacacacctgaagcaactaattaatgtcttcaggattgcttgaaaattaaaggtaggtgtgactgattagatttggagctgaactttgcaggacagttgatcaccaggaacaggattgggcacacctgatttagcagtttggaattaagggatacagcaatgaaagggttaatccaaaccatcaagagacacacacacacaacacaatatatatatcttcagtaacacttccaataaggtttcagttattaacattaattatattaaattacatgaacaacaattgtatggcatttattaatgtgagtatctctctctctctgtctttctcacacattcacttacacacatacacagagaaaaaaacaatatatatatatatatatatatatatatatatatatatatatatatatatatatatatatatatatatatatatattatcctaatatatatatatatatatatatatattgttctctctctgtgtgtgtgtgtgtgtgtatatatatatatatatatattttctgataaaataatcccagaatgggtaataccgctgcGTGTACCACCGTGGCAGGGCTggggcgttaactgcaagtcagtcacgtgttaaaatcattcgcaaaaATGCCGCCAGGTGGCTCAAAGGGATGGATTGCAAACTGGATGTGTTTTTCCgctgaaaggaagacgttaaacaacaataacattataatatacattataacatccttaaaagccatttaaaaaataggatagtcttaggctacagtctactcatcaaaaatttaaagaaagccctttacacaaaggctcttatgcatgctattgttttaaaacagtcactatatatatatatatatatatatatatatatatatataaaaatatatatatatatatatatatatatattaaaatttttcatttcggttcattcttggttaaaaaaaaaaaattataataatcttcaggttccatttgcagagctaaatgagaacggtccagcatttacaaataattcttattaactctgatataattcttgatttttcaaactgctaacactttgcattttttaattatgcctttactgtgtgaccaataattgtgagttgtgactttgatcgcgctggtgcctcacgcgcacatattcattggaaacagaagtcgttcaccgagccatgcggtgcgagcagcgggccactttggcatatttttgctaattattatttttttcccgtcgatactgaaacacgtgtgaaatccaaagtctattttacctaataaataagagtttagcttcaaatgggcaacatgtttggatttgtcccgaatgagagcgataagcccaaccttacattatgtagcctatcgctttaaattattttaattattatttttgttgttgtttataagcctatattattatatagcctgtaTTTATATAGCCTGTATTATTATATAGtcttatatttatccattagaattatatatttgtaattcttgttctgttctgaaaaattttttacatttaaaggatttgttgtaaagtgaagggaactaaaaatgtcctgttggtacattagcctatagcattattaggtctgccgttattatttctgaatgtaataaaatgcaattctcacaaatgtaatttattttttagcgtgttttcgtgtatgtttttatccagatttatttttccattgcatctaaaaatgactttgtgcatcacattcactttgtgaacaaaacaaatataacttcagatctgcctctggcgttgctcagctgtggacgatttcaaaatgtttgatataaaggttgctgtcacattttatacaggaattgttcatttaaaaaaaaaaaaaattatattgttatttttatgctaacatgcaatcaagtcttcggatactatataagatacaagttcatttaggctatttaacatgcactgtgacattttaccgtttcaacttataaactccttgagattttaaagtcagtttaatagaattgaaattcaagtttaatctagtattaaaaaaaggttttaattgtttaaattatttatatgaattaataagttagcatgactttttcatcatagcattttttacgaggtgtattcgttttctgaaacaaagcaccccacttttttcttttttaaatctatgaattgctcgcatatctcctacaacctacaaataagggctaatagaggttctttctttaattagggcccgagcaccgatggtgtgaggaccctattgtatctgctttgtttattagggcccgagcaccgatggtgtgaggaccctcttgtatctgcttcgtttattcttcttcttcttcttcttcttcttcttctttgcacacgcgtcagacctggtgaaaatttacggatgatataggtttcagaagagggtgtggcaaaatggctcgacagcgccacctatcgtaaaaaaatcaacagccctcgagctgtgtttcacgtacatgcacgaaaattggcacacatatgtaaagcatcagtacctacaaaaaagactcttggagcagtatccgaaacccaacaggaagtcggttattttttaattttatgggcaAAATTTTGCAtcgtttttgtcatttgcatgccttgtattttaacgaactcctcctagagatttattcagatcaacaccaaatttggtatgcctaatctaaaggcctttgcgatgttaaattgcgaagatcttgagttttcgttaaagggcgtgtccgttgcggcctgacgaatttcgatgattcgccatgaaaaatgaagttgctataactcatacatacaatgtccaatctgccacaaacttcacatgtttgataagactcctgacctgaacagattgatatgctcatattcagttatagtcatagcgccacctactggcaacaggaagtgacatattttacgctgtaacaaactaccccgagaaattttatgacataattcttttttttttcagtcactctattctaaaggcctgtgcgatgttaaattgtgaagatcttgagttttcgttaaagggcgtgtcaaTGGCgcggtcacaaagttcgatgtctcgccatgggaataaaagttattgtaactcaggcaataaaatgtccgatcttgcccaaacttcacatgtttgataagagtcctggcctgaacacatctgaaggccaaaattccattgggtgtggcaaaatgcctcgatagcgccacctatacattttcaacggagtgcgcctcgagctacgtttcacgtacatgtacaaaaatcgttacacacatgtaacacaccaatacctacaaaaaagtctcttggtacgaaattcgaatcccaacaggaagtcagttattttgaattttctctgcaaaatttgtgtcgtttttgccattttcaggggttgtactttaacgaactcctcctagagatttattcagatcaacaccaaactttgtcagtgtaatctaaaggcctttgcgatgttaaattgcgaagatcttgaggtttcgttaaagggcgtgtctgtggcggccttacaaatttcgatgttttgccatgagaaaggaagttgctataactcagacatacaatgtccaatctgccccaaacttcacatgtttgagaaggctcctgacctgaatatatctacatgccaatattcagatatcgctatagcgccacctgctggcaacaggaagtgacatattttacgctgtaacaaactactcctagaaattttatgacattttataattttttttggtcagtctaatctaaaggcctttgcgatgttaaattgtgaacatcttgggTTTCCATTAAAGGGTGTgcccatggcgccgtgacaaagtttgatgtctcgccatgggaatagaagttgttgtaactcaggcataagatgtccgatcttccccaaacttcacatgttcgaaaagagtcttggcctgaacacatctgaaggtcattattccactataatcatagcgccacctgctgacaacagaaaatggcttgttttacactaacttaaacatgcaatgtccaatctgcaccaaacttcaaatatttgaaaagagtcatggcctgaagatatctaaaggccaatgttcagttataatcatagcgccacctgttggcaataggacacaacatgctttatactaactcaaacattccatgttcaatctgcactaaatttcatatgcttgataaaagtgctggaatgaagaaatctacatgacaaaatccagttatagtcatagcgccaccagctggcagcaggaagattggcacatataaatgacattgacatattcctcttatatttaccacattaaacgaacatatctcgccgttcgctgttttataaaagccacccgctggcggtgagcctgggtgcgagggcccgttcatcgctgcttgcagctttaattatttatttataatgtttattcttgaagaaaataagtatttattctttaataaaataagggacgatccaaatatttgtaatgtacaataatataggcctatatctgactgcagttaaaaagttatatttgttttgataaatccatttatgtaggcttcaattagcctattctaaaaattaaaaataaaaataaataatgtcataaaaaatgccatcggtctgaataaaattttaccattatagaattagGGTAGTAATTTAgaaggtgaaaatacagtgaaattacaaatggcatgggatttcaaagcatgacaactgaaggtttatgaaacatttgatgcatttttttaaacaatggcacttaaagttttcaactgaaatattactatttcaaccatatagcctgtgaataaataaataaaatgcatacttttcagtgaaagaacactgtgAGTGTTTAGAGAGTTAGGGTGTTTGGGTTTGTtcttgtgtttggttttgttcttGTTTATGAATAGcctacaatagtttttttttttttactctctatttaacagcattaacttacaatgaaatatgcttccttcaggcagactgaatgttttcctgttttgctaaatgttgggtcagtttgcgcgcgTCCCGCgcactgtgaagcgggagcagctaacggaggattctgcttggtcttaaagccttccgcaaacgcctacgttcacaaataacaatgattttggcaaaaataatgattaattatcaattgataatttgttattattttggtctagtgaaaataataatatgggctgtgggaaaatattgaataaaaagagtaaggctgctgtgagtgcaggcatgtttcaaccagTAACataacaacacaccgttcctcacagccaaacaaacagaccgaattcagttcagctggaggaggctggggggtagttctgtataacttgtgggggtcgagataaaggtgtgaatctcttgctctttcatatggacagtctatgagggtttcaaacttgcagaacaggttttaggacaactttaaagaaaggtttgatccacttcaaatattgactactgtatagcgcaataaagtttattagttattataacttaatttcagaggaagttgccttaacttaaaaaaaaaaaaaaaaaaaaaaaaaaaaaaaaaaaaaaactgttgcattagggcgataggcctatggcctaaaaaaaatccccgatttttttcacaaaaaaatccgatttacaatttaaattgattttttttttttttgcctccctacttaaaatcaatattcaaatgacaaagaaattgttcaaaacaagttttaatttaacaatatattattttttaatactagcccatcatgcatctaaccatccactcggcgttaagagctgttcagattaaaacttgcagctccgcagtgagtcagtgtcatggacggatgacagaccaagtgtaggcctaaatcaatttcctagtctatattttcatctcattatgccgctggtttaggttatgtatgtttatttcttatatcaattatttgtaaatatagcagacactgtctaaccgtgtctacaccggacggccttgttcatatagggcgaaacatctctctcactcggcagtacagtaggcctatgtgagccaGCAGcagagagtatgtgagagtggagcagcaacaatttccctccgcgttcctagcatttaataatcactaagctccgcggttcattgataccagaaacactgctccgccttcactccgtagctaaagttgaaatgttatgttcataatagcttataaaaataaaattaacataaataaataaattaattaattaatttaaggagagtttcaaaggggattaggctattgtgtgcaaactttttgtcctaccaaacgccaaactaatacaattgtcagcattaaaaggtataattgcttcTTTGCtgcgcaaattttgtttgtaatgaaaataacagtttaccttttcgtcagttattttatctacagatcgattcatttgttacagatttctgctcattcaatatcagatacagatgaagtagcctactgtaagattacatttgtttgaatgcattattgcgacagcgattacgtgtgaatgtgctgtatctgtttaaatcatgctttaacccgaaaataatcagtaaaaggaagacaaaactccttgagaactagcctgtaacatcccgctcgactgttgccgt from the Cyprinus carpio isolate SPL01 unplaced genomic scaffold, ASM1834038v1 S000000041, whole genome shotgun sequence genome contains:
- the LOC109067540 gene encoding centrosomal protein of 95 kDa isoform X1 codes for the protein MFFTFYLVKVKDNNLLPILLEEFPRVQLSPHTLSRMWKQQLRQIDQLSSTQNQNRQTQSKLLKQLEEAQKRHDMLVQIIHKEKEHNRRLREFKERIQQQKSAQNKLREQRQQVARAKKYYSVYHIQLHAKLMQAKTQEERLCVFIQKLKQIFEEGLELQKARLREQSAYTKELHQENYRKYKDEIEAMENYYRDQFSLLAETLAHERQDIQICKKAQEKALQKMKRELRNKMEKEIGELQKVIIQNDENNYFRDLDVERLQKRVQMASFQYTTSCLQ
- the LOC109067540 gene encoding centrosomal protein of 95 kDa isoform X2 produces the protein MFFTFYLVKVKDNNLLPILLEEFPRVQLSPHTLSRMWKQQLRQIDQLSSTQNQNRQTQSKLLKQLEEAQKRHDMLVQIIHKEKEHNRRLREFKERIQQQKSAQNKLREQRQQVARAKKYYSVYHIQLHAKLMQAKTQEERKLKQIFEEGLELQKARLREQSAYTKELHQENYRKYKDEIEAMENYYRDQFSLLAETLAHERQDIQICKKAQEKALQKMKRELRNKMEKEIGELQKVIIQNDENNYFRDLDVERLQKRVQMASFQYTTSCLQ
- the LOC109067540 gene encoding centrosomal protein of 95 kDa isoform X3, which produces MFFTFYLVKVKDNNLLPILLEEFPRVQLSPHTLSRMWKQQLRQIDQLSSTQNQNRQTQSKLLKQLEEAQKRHDMLVQIIHKEKEHNRRLREFKERIQQQKSAQNKLREQRQQVARAKKYYSVYHIQLHAKLMQAKTQEERLCVFIQKLKQIFEEGLELQKARLREQSAYTKELHQENYRKYKDEIEAMENYYRDQFSLLAETLAHERQDIQICKKAQEKYEFLTGSAENEKRVKK